A genome region from Phoenix dactylifera cultivar Barhee BC4 chromosome 18, palm_55x_up_171113_PBpolish2nd_filt_p, whole genome shotgun sequence includes the following:
- the LOC103714070 gene encoding ent-kaurenoic acid oxidase-like isoform X2 — protein MDLWGLLVAAAAAVAGAAAVSGLARRVQEWVHEWGLGEKRKRLPPGDLGWPLLGNMAAFLWAFKSNDPDSFINSYVRRFSRIGIYKAYMFGKPTIMVTIPETCKQVLMDDERFVPGWPKATCELIGKKSFVGIIHEEHKRLRRLTAAPINGFEALTTYLEFIEGTVVSTLKKWAGMGEIEFLTELRRFTFKIIMKIFLSSESDSIMDTLEKVYTDLNYGMRAMAINLPGFAYHRALKARKKLVAILQAILDERKAARARNPPPADKDMMDRLMEVEDENGRRLSNEEIIDILLMYLNAGHESSGHITMWATVFLQENPEYFQKAKAEQEEIRRNKPPMQKGLTLKEVKQMEYLSKVIDETLRIVNISFVAFRKATADVYVNGYLIPKGWRVQTWYRSVHLDPEVYPDPKKFNPSRWDGLTPKSGTFLAFGGGSRLCPGNELAKLEITVFLHYFLLDYRYTS, from the exons atggattTGTGGGGGTTATTggtagcggcggcggcggcggtggcgggggcggcggcggtgAGCGGCTTGGCGAGgagggtgcaggagtgggtgcACGAATGGGGGCTCggagagaagaggaaaaggTTGCCGCCGGGGGACCTCGGGTGGCCTCTCCTCGGAAACATGGCCGCTTTCCTCTGGGCCTTCAAATCCAACGATCCCGACTCTTTCATCAACTCCTACGTCCGACG GTTTAGCCGCATTGGAATATACAAGGCCTACATGTTTGGGAAGCCAACGATCATGGTTACAATACCTGAGACCTGCAAGCAAGTTTTGATGGACGACGAGCGCTTCGTGCCTGGTTGGCCTAAAGCCACTTGCGAGCTCATTGGGAAGAAATCATTTGTAGGCATCATTCATGAAGAGCACAAGCGGCTAAGGAGACTGACAGCAGCTCCAATTAATGGTTTTGAAGCACTTACTACATATCTAGAGTTCATTGAGGGTACTGTTGTATCAACTCTGAAGAAGTGGGCAGGAATGGGAGAGATTGAGTTCCTTACAGAGCTGCGGAGGTTTACATTCaagataatcatgaaaatatttcTAAGCTCAGAGAGTGACAGCATCATGGATACTTTAGAGAAAGTCTACACTGATCTGAACTATGGAATGAGGGCAATGGCCATTAACCTCCCTGGATTTGCTTACCATAGAGCACTCAAG GCTCGGAAAAAATTGGTGGCAATTCTGCAAGCCATTCTGGATGAAAGAAAGGCAGCAAGGGCAAGAAATCCACCTCCAGCAGATAAGGACATGATGGATCGTCTCATGGAAGTTGAAGATGAAAACGGCAGAAGGTTAAGCAATGAGGAGATTATTGATATATTGCTTATGTATCTCAATGCTGGCCATGAATCTTCTGGCCATATCACCATGTGGGCCACTGTGTTTCTACAAGAAAACCCTGAATATTTCCAAAAAGCTAAG GCAGAACAAGAGGAGATTAGAAGAAATAAACCACCTATGCAGAAGGGACTCACACTAAAGGAGGTCAAACAAATGGAGTATCTTTCAAAG GTTATTGATGAGACGCTACGCATAGTTAACATCTCATTCGTGGCTTTCCGGAAAGCAACTGCTGATGTCTATGTCAATG GTTATCTCATACCTAAGGGCTGGAGAGTTCAGACTTGGTACAGAAGTGTTCACCTGGATCCTGAAGTTTACCCTGACCCGAAGAAGTTCAATCCCAGTAGATGGGAT GGTCTGACACCCAAATCAGGAACTTTTCTTGCCTTTGGAGGAGGAAGCAGGTTGTGCCCCGGAAATGAGCTGGCCAAATTAGAGATCACTGTTTTCCTGCACTATTTTCTTCTTGATTATCG GTACACAAGTTAA
- the LOC103714070 gene encoding ent-kaurenoic acid oxidase-like isoform X1, translating to MDLWGLLVAAAAAVAGAAAVSGLARRVQEWVHEWGLGEKRKRLPPGDLGWPLLGNMAAFLWAFKSNDPDSFINSYVRRFSRIGIYKAYMFGKPTIMVTIPETCKQVLMDDERFVPGWPKATCELIGKKSFVGIIHEEHKRLRRLTAAPINGFEALTTYLEFIEGTVVSTLKKWAGMGEIEFLTELRRFTFKIIMKIFLSSESDSIMDTLEKVYTDLNYGMRAMAINLPGFAYHRALKARKKLVAILQAILDERKAARARNPPPADKDMMDRLMEVEDENGRRLSNEEIIDILLMYLNAGHESSGHITMWATVFLQENPEYFQKAKAEQEEIRRNKPPMQKGLTLKEVKQMEYLSKVIDETLRIVNISFVAFRKATADVYVNGYLIPKGWRVQTWYRSVHLDPEVYPDPKKFNPSRWDGLTPKSGTFLAFGGGSRLCPGNELAKLEITVFLHYFLLDYRLTRLNPKCLMRYLPHPRPTDNCLAKITKNSTTSM from the exons atggattTGTGGGGGTTATTggtagcggcggcggcggcggtggcgggggcggcggcggtgAGCGGCTTGGCGAGgagggtgcaggagtgggtgcACGAATGGGGGCTCggagagaagaggaaaaggTTGCCGCCGGGGGACCTCGGGTGGCCTCTCCTCGGAAACATGGCCGCTTTCCTCTGGGCCTTCAAATCCAACGATCCCGACTCTTTCATCAACTCCTACGTCCGACG GTTTAGCCGCATTGGAATATACAAGGCCTACATGTTTGGGAAGCCAACGATCATGGTTACAATACCTGAGACCTGCAAGCAAGTTTTGATGGACGACGAGCGCTTCGTGCCTGGTTGGCCTAAAGCCACTTGCGAGCTCATTGGGAAGAAATCATTTGTAGGCATCATTCATGAAGAGCACAAGCGGCTAAGGAGACTGACAGCAGCTCCAATTAATGGTTTTGAAGCACTTACTACATATCTAGAGTTCATTGAGGGTACTGTTGTATCAACTCTGAAGAAGTGGGCAGGAATGGGAGAGATTGAGTTCCTTACAGAGCTGCGGAGGTTTACATTCaagataatcatgaaaatatttcTAAGCTCAGAGAGTGACAGCATCATGGATACTTTAGAGAAAGTCTACACTGATCTGAACTATGGAATGAGGGCAATGGCCATTAACCTCCCTGGATTTGCTTACCATAGAGCACTCAAG GCTCGGAAAAAATTGGTGGCAATTCTGCAAGCCATTCTGGATGAAAGAAAGGCAGCAAGGGCAAGAAATCCACCTCCAGCAGATAAGGACATGATGGATCGTCTCATGGAAGTTGAAGATGAAAACGGCAGAAGGTTAAGCAATGAGGAGATTATTGATATATTGCTTATGTATCTCAATGCTGGCCATGAATCTTCTGGCCATATCACCATGTGGGCCACTGTGTTTCTACAAGAAAACCCTGAATATTTCCAAAAAGCTAAG GCAGAACAAGAGGAGATTAGAAGAAATAAACCACCTATGCAGAAGGGACTCACACTAAAGGAGGTCAAACAAATGGAGTATCTTTCAAAG GTTATTGATGAGACGCTACGCATAGTTAACATCTCATTCGTGGCTTTCCGGAAAGCAACTGCTGATGTCTATGTCAATG GTTATCTCATACCTAAGGGCTGGAGAGTTCAGACTTGGTACAGAAGTGTTCACCTGGATCCTGAAGTTTACCCTGACCCGAAGAAGTTCAATCCCAGTAGATGGGAT GGTCTGACACCCAAATCAGGAACTTTTCTTGCCTTTGGAGGAGGAAGCAGGTTGTGCCCCGGAAATGAGCTGGCCAAATTAGAGATCACTGTTTTCCTGCACTATTTTCTTCTTGATTATCG GCTCACAAGGCTGAACCCAAAATGTCTAATGAGATACTTACCTCATCCGCGTCCGACAGACAATTGCCTGGCAAAAATCACAAAGAACTCAACGACATCAATGTAG